From one Cyprinus carpio isolate SPL01 chromosome B3, ASM1834038v1, whole genome shotgun sequence genomic stretch:
- the LOC122134502 gene encoding bryoporin-like — protein sequence MQTAEAVSATIYTIRNCTVEITNVSSVYCLINPKVYMSSGFSYHPPQPTIRTAKTEVCSFTKNEHTATGAVGILTYDLFHMQNRMCTERMAVLFSIPFDYLLYKNVMGIGLFESSCGCDKALYKHMYEGKDFSRFTRADVGGTGIIHSGNQIDLRATMSTVGKAIIKLEVYDKMG from the exons ATGCAGACCGCAGAAGCCGTGTCAGCAACTATATACACTATTAGGAACTGTACAGTGGAGATCACCAATGTTAGCAGCGTTTACTGCCTTATCAATCCAAA AGTGTACATGTCCAGTGGATTCAGTTACCATCCACCCCAACCCACCATCCGCACCGCCAAGACCGAGGTTTGCTCATTCACTAAGAATGAGCACACTGCCACCGGGGCTGTGGGCATCTTGACCTATGACCTCTTCCACATGCAGAACCGTATGTGCACCGAGCGTATGGCCGTTCTGTTCTCTATCCCCTTCGACTATCTCCTCTACAAGAACGTGATGGGCATCGGGTTGTTTGAGAGCAGCTGTGGATGTGACAAGGCCCTGTACAAGCACATGTATGAGGGGAAGGACTTCAGTCGGTTCACCCGTGCAGATGTGGGGGGAACTGGAATCATCCACAGTGGAAATCAAATAGACTTAAGGGCCACCATGTCTACTGTGGGAAAGGCTATTATTAAGCTAGAGGTCTATGACAAGATGGGCTAA
- the LOC109104053 gene encoding DELTA-stichotoxin-Hcr4a-like gives MTESAEAAAANVSSKRHATIEITNLTNNYCLLNPKAYLESGETFNPPQPTVRPLKTEVCTFSKTSAKATGSVGVMTYDLFERSRNDYTQTLAVMFSVPWDYNLYKNWFAVGIYPKGKECDQALYKEMYYQNNPQSFVREEANGSGINFEGKSLDIRATMCPLGSAIIKLEVWDKLLSPLSQQVC, from the exons ATGACTGAGTCTGCTGAGGCTGCCGCTGCCAACGTGAGCAGTAAGAGACACGCCACCATAGAGATCACCAACCTGACAAATAACTACTGCCTCCTCAACCCAAA GGCCTATCTTGAGAGTGGTGAAACCTTCAATCCACCTCAGCCCACAGTGCGCCCCCTCAAGACTGAAGTATGCACCTTCAGCAAGACCAGTGCTAAGGCCACCGGCAGCGTGGGGGTTATGACCTACGACCTGTTCGAGCGAAGCAGAAATGACTACACTCAGACCCTGGCCGTTATGTTTTCTGTCCCCTGGGACTACAATCTTTATAAGAATTGGTTTGCAGTAGGCATCTACCCAAAAGGAAAGGAGTGTGACCAGGCCCTTTATAAAGAAATGTACTATCAAAACAATCCACAGAGCTTTGTGAGGGAGGAGGCCAATGGGTCAGGCATTAACTTTGAGGGAAAATCTCTGGACATAAGGGCCACCATGTGTCCTTTAGGCAGCGCTATCATAAAACTGGAGGTGTGGGACAAGCTGCTGTCTCCTTTGAGTCAGCAGGTTTGCTAA
- the LOC122136796 gene encoding 5-demethoxyubiquinone hydroxylase, mitochondrial-like codes for MHRFVRPQLMLRDSKQPLLPRAGHLCTNHKSVVSSVRGYVVLPPTSDEEEKAMLHRMMRVDHAGEYGANRIYAGQMAVLGRTQISPLIQEMWDQEKQHLRKFNEILAENRVRPTLLLPLWNIAGFALGAGSALLGKEGAMACTVAVEESISEHYNSQIRTLMEKNCFYVSLMHTM; via the exons ATGCACAGGTTTGTCAGACCTCAGCTTATGCTTCGTGATTCTAAACAGCCATTATTACCGAGAGCGGGTCACCTTTGTACAAATCACAAAT CTGTTGTGTCCAGTGTAAGGGGATATGTTGTATTGCCTCCCACCAGTGATGAAGAAGAAAAAGCCATGCTTCACAGGATGATGAGAGTGGACCATGCGGGAGAATATGGTGCCAACCGAATCTACGCTGGTCAGATGGCTGTTCTTGGCCGTACACAAATCAGTCCACTCATTCAG GAAATGTGGGATCAAGAGAAGCAGCACCTGAGAAAGTTCAATGAGATACTGGCTGAGAACAGAGTGCGTCCAACCCTCCTGCTTCCGCTGTGGAACATAGCAGGATTTGCTCTTG GCGCTGGCTCTGCTCTCTTGGGAAAGGAAGGGGCGATGGCCTGCACTGTGGCTGTAGAGGAGAGTATCTCAGAGCACTACAACAGTCAGATCAGAACTCTAATGGAGAAAAATTGCTTCTACGTTTCACTCATGCATACTatgtaa
- the LOC109104050 gene encoding inositol 1,4,5-trisphosphate receptor-interacting protein-like 2, with product MRGILLPSAHAASARELHRVNFPLHNSFCSRGQKEHQLGLVFSTWASGSTWASHNFSHRAGVDWKRTRRRMSVYTLNLRLFWPLVTCILTALLLLHQYIFIGAEEQGNDCADQGPGAVTLFKYILAFILCYFFIKYCSTQPGTARRGFHKVPEVHGKSGVSKRELLDDHYERHVRLSPHVLGHSKAHVAKLVSELVRVGRTDVPPESSLAFRGDFIQIGSSYEEHKVGSPDCFDILVPLRAPRGLKLEAGICTDKPGGPPICTLNTPRRAEWTRRHKAFVDMFMHLHNTQSVYRMSPDSVQRWFYTATQRCLAAVRYPFEQRCSLSLSLSEEQQVLLRLTPRSDYVCCHISMGIRLIPAFPLGDGAFLVPSRQGQRGEDLWTVYFPRQEQRLLAWLKGRLPPNSCHLKCLQLLKEVRNLSGETLDQQSGAEWGGVLSSYALKTAWLRLLLSTPPESWEEGNLVDRLDDLLRSLRESLQSRALCHLLLGGVNGFLPDSVVLPKVIKETVPANLWAEFSDVTLDMVSARLAYSWNHLPRLIRLGRPQRSSLGRGVRCKYIDAE from the coding sequence ATGAGAGGAATCCTCTTGCCCTCGGCACACGCCGCATCTGCAAGGGAACTTCACAGGGTGAACTTCCCCCTACACAACAGTTTTTGCTCGAGAGGACAGAAAGAACATCAGCTTGGTCTTGTTTTCAGCACTTGGGCGAGTGGTTCAACATGGGCTAGCCACAACTTTTCCCATAGAGCTGGAGTGGACTGGAAGAGAACGAGGAGGAGGATGAGCGTTTACACTCTCAACCTCAGGTTGTTCTGGCCACTGGTCACTTGCATCCTCACTGCTCTGCTGCTATTGCACCAGTACATCTTCATAGGAGCCGAGGAGCAAGGGAATGACTGCGCTGACCAGGGACCTGGAGCTGTCACGCTCTTCAAGTACATCCTAGCTTTTATCTTATGTTACTTCTTCATAAAGTACTGCTCAACTCAACCTGGCACTGCTAGGAGGGGCTTCCACAAAGTCCCGGAGGTCCACGGAAAATCAGGAGTCTCCAAGAGAGAGCTACTGGACGATCACTACGAGAGGCATGTGCGTCTTTCTCCACATGTGCTGGGCCACAGCAAAGCCCATGTTGCCAAGTTGGTGAGTGAACTTGTCAGAGTAGGTCGCACCGATGTCCCGCCAGAGTCTTCTCTGGCCTTCCGCGGTGACTTCATCCAAATTGGCAGCTCCTATGAGGAGCACAAGGTGGGCTCACCTGACTGCTTTGACATCCTTGTGCCTCTGAGGGCACCTCGTGGGCTAAAACTGGAGGCTGGTATTTGCACTGACAAGCCTGGGGGGCCACCGATTTGCACACTAAACACACCTCGCAGGGCAGAGTGGACACGCCGTCACAAGGCCTTTGTGGACATGTTCATGCACTTGCATAACACTCAAAGTGTCTATAGGATGAGCCCAGATTCCGTCCAGCGCTGGTTTTACACAGCCACCCAGCGCTGCCTCGCTGCCGTCCGTTACCCATTTGAGCAGCGCTGCTCCCTCAGCTTGTCTCTCAGTGAGGAGCAGCAGGTGCTCCTCCGCCTGACCCCTCGCTCCGATTACGTCTGCTGCCACATCTCCATGGGCATTCGCCTGATCCCAGCCTTTCCTCTCGGCGATGGCGCCTTCTTGGTACCATCCCGGCAGGGTCAGCGAGGAGAAGACCTTTGGACGGTGTATTTTCCCAGACAGGAGCAGAGACTGCTGGCTTGGCTAAAAGGTAGACTGCCCCCTAACTCTTGTCACCTGAAGTGCCTTCAGCTCCTTAAAGAGGTTCGAAATCTCAGTGGGGAGACTCTGGACCAGCAGTCTGGAGCTGAGTGGGGAGGAGTGCTGTCGTCCTATGCTTTGAAGACCGCTTGGCTTCGTCTGCTGCTCAGTACACCCCCTGAATCCTGGGAGGAGGGCAACCTTGTGGACCGGCTGGATGATCTTCTTCGCAGTCTGAGGGAAAGCCTACAGTCTCGGGCTCTCTGCCATTTACTCCTAGGAGGAGTTAATGGGTTTCTGCCAGACTCTGTTGTTCTGCCCAAAGTCATTAAGGAGACGGTACCCGCCAACCTGTGGGCAGAATTCAGTGACGTCACCCTCGATATGGTCTCCGCCCGACTGGCCTACTCCTGGAACCACCTCCCTCGCCTAATTCGCCTCGGGCGACCGCAGAGGAGCAGCCTTGGCAGAGGTGTCCGCTGCAAATATATCGATGCAGAATAA
- the LOC122134148 gene encoding synaptotagmin-17-like, giving the protein MAYTQLEPVNEGFLSRLSDFLLCRWSCRSCWQWCWECSCCQPTDEEVEILGPFPAQTPSWLVNECNDEKDTNFHTMAENHASPTQADNTNCRPPPSEMSRSTFTLAGQLSSLNTRRPSSPMVDVKPIEFWAMGPRKEVVQPLRKPPTPPDDYFRKLEPRLYSLDSCSDDVDSLTDEEILGRYQLGMLHFSTQYDLINAHLIVRVIEARDLPPPVTCDGARQDMARSNPYVKMSLLPDHKNSRQTGVKRKTQNPVFEERFTFEVPFLEAQRRTLLLSVVDFDKFSRHCVIGKVSLPLSEVDLVKGGHWWKALVPSSQNEVELGELLLSLNYLPSAGRLNVDIIRAKQLLQTDMCQGSDPFVKVQLVTGLKLMKTKKTSCMRGTIDPCYNESFSFRVPQEELCEVSLVFTVYVHNVKSSNDFVGRIVIGQFSSGPQETTHWRRLLGSQRTPVEQWHSLRSRAECDRVSPASLEHTKQKHNTHTTCCEAQAVEDDT; this is encoded by the exons ATGGCGTACACACAG CTGGAACCCGTCAATGAG GGTTTTCTCTCCAGACTGTCTGACTTCCTGTTGTGTCGCTGGTCGTGCCGCTCCTGTTGGCAGTGGTGCTGGGAGTGCAGCTGCTGTCAGCCCACTGATGAGGAGGTGGAGATTCTGGGGCCTTTTCCAGCTCAGACTCCATCATGGCT TGTCAATGAATGCAATGACGAGAAAGACACAAATTTTCACACCATGGCCGAGAACCACGCTTCACCTACTCAAGCTGACAATACAAACTGCAGGCCGCCCCCCTCAGAAATGTCCCGATCCACCTTCACCCTGGCAGGCCAGCTCTCCA GTCTGAACACCCGACGGCCAAGCTCCCCCATGGTGGATGTAAAGCCGATTGAATTTTGGGCCATGGGACCCCGGAAGGAAGTGGTGCAGCCCCTGCGTAAGCCCCCGACACCACCAGATGACTACTTCCGCAAACTAGAGCCCCGTCTGTATTCTCTAGACTCCTGCAGCGATGATGTTGACTCTCTGACGGATGAGGAGATCCTGGGGCGCTACCAACTGGGCATGCTGCACTTCAGCACCCAGTACGACCTCATCAACGCTCACCTCATTGTGCGAGTCATCGAGGCCCGGGACCTGCCCCCTCCCGTAACATGCGATGGTGCTCGCCAAGACATGGCCCGCTCCAACCCCTATGTGAAGATGAGCCTACTGCCCGACCACAAGAACTCCAGGCAGACCGGCGTTAAACGCAAGACCCAGAACCCGGTTTTTGAAGAGCGCTTCACTTTTGAGGTCCCCTTCCTGGAGGCACAGAGACGCACCCTGCTGCTCTCCGTGGTCGACTTTGACAAGTTTTCACGGCACTGCGTCATCGGGAAAGTGTCTCTTCCTCTTAGTGAGGTTGATCTAGTGAAGGGAGGACACTGGTGGAAGGCCCTGGTGCCCAGCTCTCAG AATGAGGTTGAGCTTGGTGAGCTTCTTCTGTCCTTAAACTACCTGCCCAGTGCTGGCAGGTTAAATGTGGACATCATCCGAGCAAAGCAGCTGCTTCAGACGGACATGTGCCAAGGCTCAG ATCCTTTTGTTAAGGTGCAGTTGGTGACAGGCCTTAAGTTGATGAAGACTAAGAAAACATCCTGTATGAGGGGCACCATTGACCCCTGCTACAACGAGTCCTTTAGCTTCCGTGTACCTCAAGAGGAACTGTGTGAAGTCAGTCTTGTGTTCACAG TTTACGTGCATAACGTGAAGAGTAGCAATGATTTTGTTGGTCGCATTGTCATCGGCCAGTTCTCCAGCGGCCCGCAGGAAACCACGCACTGGCGCCGGCTCCTGGGCTCTCAGCGCACCCCGGTGGAACAGTGGCACAGCCTGCGCTCCCGTGCCGAGTGTGACCGCGTCTCTCCAGCTTCGCTcgaacacacaaaacaaaaacacaacacacacaccacat GTTGTGAGGCTCAGGCAGTTGAGGACGACACCTAA